In the genome of Massilia sp. PAMC28688, one region contains:
- a CDS encoding ATP synthase subunit I, with product MLRLVSLQLIATVVAGVIAALLGGLPAMFSALLGALCCLVPNALMAYRLYLGTKRPGGANAVSFLIWEFVKIAMTVALLFAAVKLYRDLNWLAFLGGCIVVLKSYIFLLIRH from the coding sequence ATGTTGCGCCTAGTCTCCCTGCAATTGATCGCAACAGTCGTTGCTGGCGTCATCGCCGCGCTACTGGGGGGCCTGCCTGCGATGTTTTCCGCACTGCTTGGCGCCCTTTGCTGCCTGGTACCGAATGCGCTAATGGCATATCGTCTGTACCTGGGCACCAAGCGGCCGGGCGGCGCGAATGCTGTGTCGTTTCTCATCTGGGAATTCGTAAAGATTGCAATGACGGTGGCGCTGCTGTTCGCCGCCGTGAAGCTGTACCGCGATTTGAACTGGCTCGCCTTTTTAGGCGGCTGCATCGTGGTGCTGAAAAGTTACATATTCTTATTAATTAGGCACTGA
- the atpA gene encoding F0F1 ATP synthase subunit alpha, which produces MQLNSSEISELIKSRIQGLEGSADIRNQGTVVSVADGICRIHGLSDVMQGEMLEFPGNTFGLAMNLERDSVGAVILGAYEHISEGDVVKCTGRILEVPVGPELRGRVVNALGQPIDGKGPVNTTMSTPIEKIAPGVIARQSVSQPMQTGLKSIDSMVPIGRGQRELIIGDRQTGKSAVAIDAIINQKGQNMTCIYVAIGQKASTIKNIVRSLETHGAMEYTIVVAASASESAAMQYISAYSGCAMGEYFRDRGEDALIVYDDLSKQAVAYRQISLLLRRPPGREAYPGDVFYLHSRLLERAARVNEDYVSAFTNGAVTGKTGSLTALPIIETQAGDVSAFVPTNVISITDGQIFLDTSLFNSGIRPAINAGISVSRVGGAAQTKVIKNLSGGIRTDLAQYRELAAFAQFASDLDESTRKQLDRGARVTELLKQAQYSPLSISLMAVSLFAVNKGYFDDIEVKKVLAFEAGLHGHMKSKHAALLSKIEDTKQLDKEGEAAMSAAIADFKKSGAY; this is translated from the coding sequence ATGCAACTTAATTCATCTGAAATCAGCGAACTGATCAAAAGCCGGATCCAAGGCCTCGAAGGTTCGGCTGACATTCGCAATCAGGGCACGGTAGTCTCCGTAGCCGACGGTATCTGCCGTATCCATGGCCTGTCGGACGTGATGCAGGGCGAGATGCTGGAATTCCCAGGCAATACTTTCGGCCTGGCCATGAACCTCGAGCGCGACTCCGTCGGCGCCGTGATTCTGGGTGCTTACGAGCACATTTCGGAAGGCGACGTGGTCAAGTGCACCGGCCGCATCCTGGAAGTGCCGGTCGGTCCTGAACTGCGCGGCCGCGTGGTCAACGCCCTCGGCCAGCCTATCGATGGCAAGGGCCCGGTCAACACCACCATGTCGACCCCGATCGAAAAGATCGCGCCAGGCGTGATTGCCCGCCAGTCCGTGTCGCAGCCAATGCAGACGGGCCTGAAGTCGATCGACTCGATGGTACCTATCGGCCGTGGCCAGCGCGAGCTGATCATTGGCGACCGCCAGACCGGTAAGTCGGCTGTCGCGATCGATGCCATCATCAACCAGAAGGGCCAGAACATGACGTGTATCTACGTCGCGATCGGCCAGAAGGCATCGACCATCAAGAACATCGTGCGCTCGCTCGAAACGCACGGCGCCATGGAATACACCATCGTGGTTGCCGCCTCGGCTTCCGAATCGGCCGCCATGCAGTACATCTCGGCCTATTCCGGTTGCGCCATGGGCGAATACTTCCGTGACCGCGGCGAAGACGCACTGATCGTCTACGACGATCTGTCCAAGCAGGCAGTTGCCTACCGCCAGATTTCGCTGCTGCTGCGCCGCCCACCAGGCCGCGAAGCGTACCCAGGCGACGTGTTCTACCTCCACAGCCGCCTGCTCGAGCGCGCAGCCCGTGTGAACGAAGACTACGTGTCGGCCTTCACCAACGGCGCCGTGACCGGCAAGACCGGTTCGCTGACCGCCCTGCCGATCATTGAAACCCAGGCTGGCGACGTGTCCGCTTTCGTGCCAACCAACGTGATTTCGATTACCGACGGTCAGATCTTCCTGGACACCTCGCTGTTCAACTCGGGTATCCGTCCTGCGATTAACGCCGGTATTTCGGTGTCGCGCGTCGGTGGCGCCGCCCAGACCAAGGTCATCAAAAACCTGTCCGGCGGTATCCGTACCGACCTGGCCCAGTACCGTGAACTGGCCGCTTTTGCGCAGTTCGCATCGGACCTGGACGAGTCGACCCGCAAGCAGCTCGACCGCGGTGCCCGCGTGACTGAACTGCTCAAGCAGGCCCAGTACTCGCCACTGTCGATCTCGCTGATGGCCGTGTCGCTGTTCGCAGTGAACAAGGGTTACTTCGACGATATCGAAGTCAAGAAGGTCCTGGCGTTCGAAGCCGGCCTGCATGGCCACATGAAGAGCAAGCACGCTGCCCTGCTGTCCAAGATTGAAGACACCAAGCAGCTGGACAAGGAAGGCGAAGCCGCCATGTCCGCAGCCATTGCTGACTTCAAGAAATCCGGCGCATATTAA
- a CDS encoding F0F1 ATP synthase subunit delta yields MAEFATVARPYAEALFRVAKQGNMDAWADVVSQLSQLGAHPDVLAYAANPNVVGNDVAQTLMSMLKADVTPEVKNLVAMLVQNGRVALLPEIGAQFEMLKNADAGAADADITSAFEISSQQVADLVATLEKKFGRKLNPSVTVDPALIGGVRVVVGDEVLDTSVRARLQQMQAALAS; encoded by the coding sequence ATGGCCGAATTCGCAACTGTCGCCCGCCCTTACGCCGAAGCGCTGTTCCGTGTTGCCAAGCAAGGCAACATGGACGCCTGGGCCGACGTGGTTTCCCAGCTGTCCCAGCTGGGTGCCCACCCTGATGTGCTGGCATACGCCGCCAACCCGAACGTGGTTGGCAACGATGTTGCCCAGACGCTGATGTCCATGCTCAAAGCGGACGTGACCCCGGAAGTGAAGAACCTGGTTGCCATGCTGGTCCAGAATGGCCGCGTTGCCCTGCTGCCGGAAATCGGCGCGCAGTTCGAGATGCTCAAGAACGCTGACGCTGGTGCAGCCGATGCCGACATCACGAGCGCGTTCGAGATCTCGTCGCAGCAGGTTGCCGACCTCGTGGCTACGCTGGAAAAGAAATTCGGCCGCAAGCTCAACCCATCGGTCACGGTCGATCCGGCCCTGATTGGCGGTGTGCGCGTGGTGGTCGGCGACGAAGTGCTCGACACCTCGGTCCGCGCCCGCCTGCAGCAGATGCAGGCCGCCCTGGCGTCGTAA
- a CDS encoding ParB/RepB/Spo0J family partition protein, which translates to MATKKLKGLGRGLEALLGGDGEAPQADPGTPSSLPVFQLQAGKYQPRTRMDEGALAELAASIKSQGIMQPVLVRPVGRDELTGAAKYEIIAGERRFRAAQLAGLEQIPVLVREVDDQSAAAMALIENMQREDLNPLEEAQGIQRLISDFNFTHEQAATAVGRSRSAVSNLLRLINLAAPVQTMLMAGDIDMGHARALLAVDAASQITLANQVVARRLSVRETEKLVTRAMEEQDETPSRQKEKPGDIVRLEEELSDKLATPVLFKMGAKGRGQMIIDFADLDVLDGVLARLRA; encoded by the coding sequence ATGGCAACCAAAAAACTCAAGGGCCTTGGCCGCGGACTCGAAGCACTGCTGGGCGGCGATGGCGAGGCCCCCCAGGCCGATCCGGGCACGCCGTCGTCGCTGCCGGTATTCCAGCTCCAGGCCGGCAAGTACCAGCCGCGCACGCGCATGGATGAGGGAGCCCTGGCCGAGCTGGCCGCCTCCATCAAGAGCCAGGGCATCATGCAGCCGGTGCTGGTACGTCCGGTGGGCCGCGACGAGCTGACCGGCGCGGCCAAGTACGAAATCATCGCCGGCGAGCGCCGCTTCCGGGCCGCCCAGCTGGCCGGCCTGGAGCAGATTCCCGTGCTGGTGCGCGAAGTGGACGACCAGTCCGCCGCCGCCATGGCGCTGATCGAAAACATGCAGCGCGAAGACTTGAATCCGCTGGAAGAAGCGCAGGGCATCCAGCGCCTGATCAGCGACTTCAACTTCACCCACGAGCAGGCCGCCACAGCAGTGGGGCGCTCGCGCAGCGCGGTGTCCAACCTGCTGCGCCTCATCAACCTCGCCGCCCCCGTGCAGACCATGCTCATGGCCGGCGACATCGACATGGGCCACGCCCGCGCCCTCCTGGCCGTGGACGCGGCCAGCCAGATCACGCTGGCTAACCAGGTGGTGGCCAGGCGATTGTCGGTACGCGAGACGGAAAAGCTGGTCACCCGCGCCATGGAAGAGCAGGACGAGACGCCTTCGCGCCAGAAGGAAAAACCCGGCGACATCGTGCGCCTGGAGGAAGAACTGTCCGACAAGCTGGCCACCCCGGTGCTGTTCAAAATGGGTGCCAAGGGCCGCGGTCAGATGATTATTGATTTCGCCGACCTCGATGTGCTGGACGGGGTACTGGCGCGGCTGCGCGCATGA
- the atpB gene encoding F0F1 ATP synthase subunit A translates to MTSPTVEGAAAHAPTASEYIKHHLGHLSNKHQDAVVDFSIINFDTLFWSISMGVLGCLIMWSAARRATSGVPGRFQAAVEMLFEMVDNQAKAIVHGDRSFIAPLALTVFVWVALMNSLDFLPVDLFSEAFKWMGVDNILPYHRVVPTADLNGSLGIALGVFALMIYYGIKIKGLGGWIHELFAAPFGIYMAPFNLLLNIIEYAAKTVSLGMRLFGNMFAGELLFLLIALLGAMATTFGFVGHVIAGSIWAIFHILIVFLQAFIFMMLTLVYIGQAHEGH, encoded by the coding sequence ATGACGAGTCCAACCGTAGAAGGCGCAGCAGCACACGCACCGACCGCATCAGAGTACATCAAGCACCACCTGGGTCACCTCTCGAACAAGCATCAGGACGCTGTCGTCGATTTTTCCATTATTAACTTCGACACCCTGTTCTGGTCCATCAGCATGGGCGTGCTGGGCTGCCTGATCATGTGGTCGGCAGCGCGCCGCGCCACATCGGGCGTCCCGGGCCGTTTCCAGGCTGCAGTGGAAATGCTGTTCGAGATGGTCGATAACCAGGCCAAGGCCATCGTACACGGTGACCGCAGCTTCATCGCCCCTCTGGCGCTGACCGTGTTTGTCTGGGTCGCCTTGATGAATTCGCTGGACTTCTTGCCCGTTGATTTGTTCTCCGAAGCTTTCAAATGGATGGGCGTTGACAATATTTTGCCGTATCACCGCGTGGTTCCTACTGCTGACCTCAATGGTTCGCTTGGCATCGCCCTGGGCGTATTCGCACTGATGATCTACTACGGTATCAAGATCAAAGGGCTTGGCGGCTGGATCCACGAATTGTTCGCCGCGCCGTTTGGCATTTATATGGCGCCGTTCAACCTCTTGTTGAACATTATCGAGTACGCAGCAAAAACCGTTTCGCTTGGCATGCGACTGTTCGGCAACATGTTTGCCGGCGAGCTGCTGTTCCTGTTGATCGCTTTGTTGGGTGCGATGGCAACTACGTTCGGCTTCGTCGGCCACGTGATTGCCGGTTCGATCTGGGCTATTTTCCACATCCTGATCGTGTTCCTGCAGGCGTTCATTTTCATGATGCTGACGCTGGTGTACATCGGCCAGGCGCATGAAGGCCACTGA
- a CDS encoding M9 family metallopeptidase has product MIHARTYSVLSGLLACLSASAIAAPAGHDGLQLKRLQQAQPPHQRQILPPTVEQSRYQLPPTNKPRYDLLPRDGQRMQAMAATPACKNMDTLASYSGAALADYVARLPDYECTYPLFGLTASQAARVYSNANMNAVVARFSAEAGSYNASTGAVANLALYLRAGYYLASGSVIPALPAAHTTALRAPIWRLVEGSALYRPNPVASTTAGETIRLITNMHDEAYYLPSMKRLVTRFTNTATRPSAADALKDSSAAGGFTSALTVIFYAHSRPDGKAVLASDASYPAALHNFVTRNKAALLASTVSYQLTDAANEAYRFMQHAQLKPAVRPMIEATLASSSMTGADSGLWLAAASAVKYYDNANCASYGTCDYASRLANVVLKVSHTCSPSLRIRAQDMTLAQLQESCATLAKGDSYFHEMLQTNRVPVANDRNTTLELVVFDDFANYAKYASVIYDIDTNNGGMYLEGDPSAAGNQARFIAHEASWLRPVFKVWNLEHEYVHYLDGRFNLAGDFGASVAKPTVWWIEGIGEYLSLKNDNQASIDVARRGTYKLSQIFGNTYSMADYTDRAYRWGYMATRFMNERHRRDVDSVLARFRVGDYDGYQNYMNYIGTRYDNEFAAWVQSATTAGTPPLPVVTLPACTSTSQLGRNCSINNFASSSQSYAYIMLPPGAKNLRLFTSGGTGNVDLYVGLDRYPSTASYTAASRNAGNGESVSIPAPASGRWYYIMLKGEPGFSGVSLSATYD; this is encoded by the coding sequence ATGATTCACGCACGCACCTACTCCGTGCTGAGCGGCCTGTTAGCCTGCCTGAGCGCATCTGCCATCGCCGCACCTGCTGGCCATGACGGCCTGCAGCTCAAACGATTGCAACAGGCGCAGCCGCCCCACCAGCGCCAGATCCTCCCCCCGACGGTGGAACAGTCGCGCTATCAGCTGCCGCCCACCAACAAGCCCCGCTACGACCTGCTGCCGCGCGACGGCCAGCGCATGCAGGCCATGGCAGCCACGCCCGCGTGCAAGAACATGGACACGCTGGCCTCCTACAGCGGGGCGGCACTGGCCGACTATGTCGCGCGCCTGCCTGATTACGAATGCACCTATCCGCTGTTTGGGCTGACGGCCTCGCAGGCCGCCCGCGTTTATTCCAATGCCAACATGAACGCCGTGGTGGCGCGCTTCAGTGCCGAGGCCGGCAGCTACAATGCCAGCACCGGTGCGGTGGCCAATCTCGCGCTTTACCTGCGCGCCGGCTATTACCTGGCTAGCGGCAGCGTCATCCCGGCGCTGCCGGCCGCACACACGACAGCGCTGCGCGCCCCGATCTGGCGCCTGGTGGAGGGCAGCGCCCTGTACCGGCCCAATCCGGTGGCAAGCACTACAGCCGGTGAGACAATCCGGCTGATCACCAATATGCACGATGAGGCTTACTATCTGCCGAGCATGAAGCGCCTCGTCACGCGTTTTACCAATACGGCCACCAGGCCTTCCGCGGCTGACGCTCTGAAGGACAGTAGCGCGGCAGGTGGCTTCACTTCGGCGCTCACCGTCATTTTCTACGCGCATTCACGTCCCGACGGCAAGGCCGTGCTGGCGTCCGATGCCAGCTATCCAGCGGCGCTGCACAATTTCGTTACGCGCAATAAGGCCGCCCTGCTCGCCTCCACCGTGTCCTACCAGCTCACCGACGCCGCCAATGAAGCCTACCGCTTCATGCAGCACGCCCAGCTCAAGCCCGCGGTTCGCCCCATGATCGAGGCCACACTGGCCAGCAGCAGCATGACCGGTGCCGACAGCGGCCTGTGGCTGGCGGCAGCGTCGGCCGTGAAGTACTACGACAATGCCAACTGCGCCTCTTACGGTACCTGCGACTACGCTTCCAGGCTGGCCAACGTGGTCCTCAAAGTGAGCCACACCTGCAGCCCCAGCCTGCGCATTCGCGCGCAGGACATGACGCTGGCGCAGCTCCAGGAATCGTGCGCCACGCTGGCCAAAGGCGACAGCTACTTCCACGAGATGCTGCAGACCAACCGCGTGCCGGTGGCCAATGACCGCAACACCACGCTGGAACTGGTGGTGTTCGACGACTTCGCCAATTACGCCAAATACGCATCTGTCATCTACGATATCGACACCAACAATGGCGGCATGTACCTGGAGGGCGACCCATCGGCAGCCGGCAACCAGGCGCGCTTCATTGCCCATGAAGCGTCGTGGCTGCGGCCCGTGTTCAAGGTGTGGAATCTGGAGCACGAATACGTGCACTACCTCGATGGCCGCTTCAACCTGGCAGGTGACTTTGGCGCTTCGGTGGCCAAGCCAACGGTGTGGTGGATCGAAGGGATCGGCGAATACCTCTCGCTCAAGAACGACAACCAGGCGTCCATCGACGTGGCGCGCAGGGGCACTTACAAGCTGAGCCAGATTTTCGGCAATACGTACTCGATGGCCGATTACACCGATCGTGCCTACCGGTGGGGTTACATGGCCACCCGGTTCATGAACGAGCGCCATCGCCGCGATGTCGACTCGGTGCTGGCGCGCTTTCGCGTGGGCGACTACGACGGCTACCAGAACTACATGAACTATATCGGCACCCGATATGACAATGAATTCGCTGCGTGGGTACAAAGCGCCACCACGGCAGGCACGCCGCCGCTGCCGGTGGTGACGCTGCCGGCATGCACGTCCACCAGTCAGCTGGGCCGCAACTGTTCGATCAACAACTTCGCCTCGTCCAGCCAGAGCTATGCCTACATCATGCTGCCTCCAGGGGCCAAAAACCTGCGTTTGTTCACCAGCGGCGGAACCGGCAATGTGGACCTGTATGTGGGGCTCGACCGCTATCCGAGCACGGCCTCGTACACAGCCGCATCACGCAATGCGGGCAATGGCGAAAGCGTGAGCATCCCGGCGCCCGCCTCCGGCCGCTGGTACTACATCATGCTCAAGGGCGAGCCAGGCTTTTCTGGTGTGAGCCTGAGCGCGACCTACGACTAG
- a CDS encoding ParA family protein, translating into MAKIFCVANQKGGVGKTTTSVNLSAGLARLDQRVLLVDLDPQGNATMGAGIDKASLKSSIYQVLLGEADVSAARQRSEAGRFDVLPSNRELAGAEVEMVQLDNRERRLKDALDKVSGEYDFILIDCPPALSMLTLNGLCAAHGVIIPMQCEYYALEGLSDLVNTIKKVHANLNHDLKIIGLLRVMFDPRMTLSQQVSAQLEEHFGDKVFKTIIPRNVRLAEAPSYGIPGVTFDPASKGAQAYIAFGAEMVQRIKTM; encoded by the coding sequence ATGGCCAAGATATTTTGCGTTGCGAATCAAAAAGGCGGAGTCGGCAAGACCACCACCAGTGTCAACCTGTCGGCCGGCCTGGCCAGGCTGGACCAGCGTGTGCTGCTGGTGGACCTGGACCCCCAGGGTAACGCGACCATGGGCGCGGGCATCGACAAGGCGTCGCTCAAGAGTTCGATCTACCAGGTGCTGCTGGGCGAGGCCGATGTGAGCGCCGCGCGCCAGCGTTCGGAAGCAGGGCGCTTCGACGTGCTGCCATCGAATCGCGAACTGGCCGGCGCCGAAGTGGAAATGGTGCAGCTCGATAACCGCGAGCGCCGCCTCAAGGATGCGCTCGACAAGGTCAGCGGCGAGTACGACTTCATCCTGATTGACTGCCCGCCCGCGCTGTCCATGCTCACCCTCAATGGCCTGTGCGCGGCGCACGGCGTGATCATCCCGATGCAGTGCGAGTACTACGCGCTTGAAGGCCTGTCGGACCTGGTCAACACCATCAAGAAGGTGCATGCCAACCTTAATCACGACCTCAAGATCATTGGCCTCCTGCGCGTGATGTTCGACCCGCGCATGACGCTGTCGCAGCAGGTGTCGGCGCAGCTGGAAGAGCACTTTGGCGACAAGGTCTTCAAGACCATCATCCCGCGCAATGTGCGCCTGGCCGAAGCGCCGTCCTACGGCATTCCCGGCGTGACCTTCGACCCGGCCTCCAAGGGCGCGCAGGCTTACATCGCCTTTGGCGCCGAGATGGTTCAACGAATCAAAACAATGTAA
- a CDS encoding F0F1 ATP synthase subunit B: MNLNATLFAQFVVFFILAGFTMKFVWPPLMKALDERAERIANGLAAADRGKTELEVAMKRVDAEMATARDEVQKRIVDADKRAASIIEEAKKTAESEAARIRAQAHADAEQAMASAREELRAQVAALAVKGAEQILKREVNASAHADMLSQLAVEL, encoded by the coding sequence GTGAACTTAAACGCAACCCTGTTTGCACAGTTCGTGGTCTTCTTCATCCTGGCTGGTTTCACGATGAAATTCGTGTGGCCTCCACTGATGAAAGCGCTCGATGAGCGCGCCGAGAGGATCGCGAATGGCCTGGCCGCTGCCGATCGTGGCAAGACCGAGCTGGAAGTAGCAATGAAGCGTGTCGATGCTGAAATGGCAACGGCCCGTGACGAAGTACAAAAGCGTATCGTGGACGCCGACAAGCGCGCTGCATCGATCATCGAAGAAGCAAAGAAGACTGCTGAATCGGAAGCGGCCCGCATCCGTGCCCAGGCTCACGCCGACGCCGAGCAGGCCATGGCCAGTGCCCGCGAAGAACTGCGTGCCCAGGTAGCCGCGCTGGCTGTCAAAGGCGCCGAGCAGATCCTCAAGCGCGAAGTGAACGCATCGGCCCACGCCGACATGCTGTCGCAACTTGCGGTCGAGCTGTAA
- the atpD gene encoding F0F1 ATP synthase subunit beta: MADGKIVQCIGAVVDVEFPRNAMPKVFDALKMAGSELTLEVQQQLGDGIVRTIALGSSDGLRRGMMIQNTGAPIMVPVGKATLGRIMDVLGNPIDECGPVSHEQTASIHRVAPAYDELSPSQDLLETGIKVIDLVCPFAKGGKVGLFGGAGVGKTVNMMELINNIAKAHSGLSVFAGVGERTREGNDFYHEMADAKVVDLENPENSKVAMVYGQMNEPPGNRLRVALTGLTIAESFRDEGKDVLFFVDNIYRFTLAGTEVSALLGRMPSAVGYQPTLAEEMGRLQERITSTKTGSITSIQAVYVPADDLTDPSPATTFGHLDSTVVLSRDIASLGIYPAVDPLDSTSRQLDPLVVGQEHYDTARAVQGTLQRYKELRDIIAILGMDELAPEDKLLVARARKMQRFLSQPFHVAEVFTGSPGKYVSLKDTIKGFKMIASGELDHLPEQAFYMVGTIDEAIEKAKKLN; this comes from the coding sequence ATGGCTGATGGCAAAATCGTTCAGTGTATCGGCGCTGTGGTGGACGTTGAATTTCCACGCAATGCAATGCCGAAGGTATTTGACGCACTGAAAATGGCAGGCTCCGAACTGACCCTGGAAGTACAGCAGCAGCTGGGCGACGGCATTGTCCGTACCATTGCGCTGGGCTCGTCGGACGGTCTGCGTCGCGGCATGATGATCCAGAACACCGGCGCGCCGATCATGGTGCCAGTAGGTAAGGCAACCCTGGGCCGCATCATGGACGTGCTGGGCAACCCCATCGATGAATGCGGTCCTGTCTCGCACGAGCAGACGGCATCGATCCACCGCGTGGCGCCTGCGTACGACGAACTGTCGCCGTCGCAAGACCTGCTGGAAACCGGCATCAAGGTGATTGACCTGGTCTGCCCGTTCGCCAAGGGTGGTAAGGTTGGTCTGTTCGGCGGTGCAGGTGTGGGCAAGACCGTGAACATGATGGAACTGATTAACAACATCGCCAAGGCGCACTCGGGTCTGTCCGTGTTTGCCGGCGTGGGTGAGCGTACCCGTGAAGGTAACGACTTCTACCACGAGATGGCCGATGCCAAGGTGGTTGACCTGGAAAACCCGGAAAACTCCAAAGTGGCGATGGTCTACGGCCAGATGAACGAGCCGCCAGGTAACCGTCTGCGCGTGGCGCTGACCGGCCTGACGATCGCTGAATCGTTCCGTGACGAAGGCAAGGACGTTCTGTTCTTCGTGGACAACATCTACCGCTTCACCCTGGCCGGTACCGAAGTATCGGCGCTGCTGGGCCGTATGCCATCGGCAGTGGGTTACCAGCCAACGCTGGCCGAAGAAATGGGCCGCCTGCAAGAGCGTATTACGTCCACCAAGACCGGTTCGATCACCTCGATCCAGGCCGTGTACGTCCCTGCGGATGACTTGACCGACCCGTCGCCAGCGACCACCTTCGGTCACCTCGACTCCACCGTCGTGCTGTCGCGTGACATCGCCTCGCTCGGTATCTACCCAGCGGTTGACCCACTCGATTCGACCTCGCGCCAGCTGGACCCGCTCGTGGTTGGCCAGGAACACTACGACACTGCGCGCGCCGTTCAGGGCACGCTGCAGCGCTACAAGGAACTGCGTGACATCATCGCGATTCTGGGCATGGACGAACTGGCACCGGAAGACAAGCTGCTGGTGGCCCGCGCCCGTAAGATGCAGCGTTTCCTGTCGCAGCCATTCCACGTCGCTGAAGTGTTTACCGGTTCGCCAGGCAAGTACGTTTCGCTGAAAGACACGATCAAGGGCTTCAAGATGATCGCGTCGGGCGAACTGGACCACCTGCCTGAGCAAGCGTTCTACATGGTTGGCACGATCGACGAAGCAATCGAAAAAGCCAAGAAGCTCAACTAA
- the atpE gene encoding F0F1 ATP synthase subunit C produces MTDLSFVALACGLIIGLGAIGACIGIAIMGGKYLEASARQPELMNVLQTKMFLLAGLIDAAFLIGVGIAMLFAFTNPFVPPVIAG; encoded by the coding sequence ATGACTGACCTTTCTTTTGTTGCACTGGCTTGCGGTTTGATCATTGGTCTGGGTGCTATCGGCGCCTGCATCGGTATCGCTATCATGGGCGGCAAATACCTCGAAGCTTCGGCACGTCAGCCTGAGCTGATGAACGTGCTGCAGACCAAGATGTTCCTGCTGGCTGGTCTGATCGATGCTGCGTTCCTGATCGGTGTTGGTATCGCTATGCTGTTCGCATTCACCAACCCATTCGTACCACCAGTCATCGCTGGCTAA
- the atpG gene encoding F0F1 ATP synthase subunit gamma, with protein MASSKEIRGKIKSVENTKKITKAMEMVAASKMRKAQERMRTARPYSEKIRNITSNLATANPEYTHPFMAQAKTVQAKSVGFIVVTTDKGLCGGMNTNVLRMVTQKSRQLETDGNKIEAVAIGNKGLGFLNRVGVRVVSHAVQIGDTPHLDKLIGPVKVMLDAYLEGKLDAVYISYTKFVNTMKQEPVVEQLLPLSADRLTADKGNHAWDYIYEPEAQTVIDELLVRYVEALVYQAVAENIASEQSARMVAMKSASDNAGNVIGELKLVYNKTRQAAITKELSEIVAGAAAV; from the coding sequence ATGGCATCAAGCAAAGAGATTCGTGGCAAGATCAAGAGCGTAGAAAATACGAAGAAGATCACCAAGGCGATGGAAATGGTCGCCGCATCGAAAATGCGCAAGGCGCAGGAACGCATGCGGACTGCCCGTCCCTACAGTGAAAAGATTCGTAACATCACCTCCAATCTGGCCACCGCGAATCCGGAATACACGCACCCGTTCATGGCCCAGGCCAAGACGGTGCAGGCGAAGTCCGTTGGCTTCATCGTCGTCACGACCGACAAGGGTCTGTGCGGCGGCATGAATACCAATGTGCTGCGCATGGTGACGCAAAAGTCGCGCCAGCTGGAAACAGACGGCAACAAAATTGAAGCGGTTGCCATTGGCAACAAGGGTTTGGGGTTTTTGAATCGGGTGGGTGTCCGCGTTGTGTCGCACGCAGTCCAGATTGGCGACACCCCGCACCTGGACAAGTTGATCGGACCGGTCAAGGTCATGCTCGACGCGTACCTGGAAGGCAAGCTCGACGCGGTTTACATCAGCTACACCAAGTTCGTCAATACGATGAAGCAAGAGCCGGTCGTGGAGCAGCTGCTGCCACTGTCGGCTGACCGCCTGACGGCCGACAAGGGTAATCACGCATGGGATTACATCTACGAGCCGGAAGCGCAAACCGTCATCGATGAACTGCTGGTGCGTTACGTGGAGGCGCTGGTGTACCAGGCGGTTGCCGAAAACATCGCGTCCGAGCAGTCGGCACGGATGGTGGCCATGAAGTCGGCCAGCGACAACGCCGGTAACGTCATTGGCGAACTGAAGCTGGTCTACAACAAGACGCGCCAGGCTGCGATTACCAAAGAACTCTCCGAGATCGTCGCCGGTGCGGCAGCGGTCTAA
- a CDS encoding F0F1 ATP synthase subunit epsilon codes for MANTFHVDVVSAESSIFSGEAEFVALPGEAGELGIYPMHTPLITRIKPGAVRIKVVGQSEEEFVFVAGGILEVQPNGVTVLADTAIRGGDLDEAKALAAKKLAEETMVNKESKIDYARAQAEMAVAIAQLQAIARLRKK; via the coding sequence ATGGCAAACACATTTCACGTTGACGTAGTATCGGCCGAATCGAGCATCTTTTCGGGCGAAGCTGAATTCGTCGCGTTGCCGGGTGAAGCGGGTGAGCTGGGTATCTACCCCATGCACACCCCCTTGATCACGCGCATCAAGCCGGGTGCGGTACGCATCAAGGTGGTTGGCCAGAGCGAAGAAGAATTTGTCTTCGTTGCCGGCGGCATCCTTGAAGTACAGCCGAACGGCGTGACGGTCCTGGCCGACACCGCAATCCGCGGTGGCGATCTGGACGAAGCGAAAGCATTGGCTGCCAAGAAACTGGCCGAAGAGACGATGGTCAACAAGGAGTCGAAGATCGACTACGCGCGCGCCCAGGCCGAAATGGCCGTGGCAATCGCCCAGTTGCAAGCCATCGCCCGTCTGCGCAAGAAGTAA